One segment of Stomatobaculum sp. F0698 DNA contains the following:
- a CDS encoding tetratricopeptide repeat protein: protein MDKHELNVKVEQMRKQAGLGDYQTAVKIADKIDWRRVSNVSLLTQVSEIYEKVGMYAEAKDILLLAVERTPMGRGLLFKLTQLALKVNSIDEAEECFEEFQRLAPQDTRQKLLRYLILKAKGAQPQQLMPPLEEYVNEELSDEWMYELAELYHRAGMREACLDLCDRITILFGTGEWVQKALRLKAEGEGEPLNEYQQSILQGEIYYQPTAPRQNAVREPAPLTTPYAQQPMMATEYGTQMPYQTAAEPYGMEPAPALAEQYVTQPTAFAQPAAFTQPAAFVQPEESYDPAPLQQAAPSEERYRNVPTFQTPAAASTGIPSWTEAAKPQEAPAQNDIDAEIDAHLRRLEEEKRNGVRAKVATTSVSTETVQEPLRETATELRESALPSAEEDARSVEQRYREESARLSRDYVVSSGERNESSEFPGTEQLMVDRLRYEEESEAAKLRAEARAAETEEAIRQREAKLDETKVLPKLPAQERREQLAREEAALRRIEQDKEAEQIKKSVIEAAKKPELEETAKESPEAAAAKPAVAAEAQEAPKAEAAEAVRAAGTEEKASEAKSAETADVAEQRPAEETTAATKQAAEEAVAANKQPAEEAVAANQQPAAEISAAEQQSAEASESEASEESAELRREVPKQPKLLRTPGSFNALIEGRTPEEGLQSAVERLKEAQAVTGFKRPAAKVKAERLNVYGVRNSAEKTAGRDLIIEEAGDLSDVSLSELIQLIAADGGMRTVLLIDNPLQLTRLRASHPEVETVFHTADKREDVKAYFAAEAKFREAEARLREEAVKTALEAKEARRKEEEARRAEEEARRLAEREAAENARKAAEAAAVAAEAKAAAEAKAAAEREEEARRKEEEARRAEELLNRVAEEIIVREPETVPAARAEAGVQRPAQRAVPRAEDRAKLDAERRRAKENELLTKDAFANYAAAYARNIDCVMTGKSMNALYERIELLQEDGVSLTRKNAEILIEEAADHAERPPLGRRLSGLFSKRYNKDGLLILKEEDFLG, encoded by the coding sequence ATGGACAAGCACGAACTGAACGTAAAAGTAGAGCAGATGCGAAAGCAGGCGGGGCTTGGCGACTATCAGACGGCGGTGAAAATCGCCGACAAAATTGACTGGAGGCGCGTGTCAAATGTAAGTCTCCTGACGCAGGTCTCCGAGATATATGAAAAGGTCGGGATGTATGCGGAGGCAAAGGATATTCTGCTTCTGGCGGTCGAGCGCACCCCGATGGGAAGGGGGCTGCTCTTTAAGCTGACGCAGCTGGCCCTGAAGGTGAACAGCATTGATGAGGCGGAGGAGTGCTTTGAGGAGTTTCAGAGACTTGCGCCGCAGGATACGCGCCAAAAGCTGCTTCGCTATCTGATCCTCAAAGCGAAGGGCGCGCAGCCGCAGCAGCTCATGCCGCCGCTTGAGGAGTATGTGAACGAGGAACTCTCCGATGAGTGGATGTACGAACTCGCGGAACTCTACCACAGAGCCGGCATGCGGGAAGCCTGCCTGGACCTCTGCGACCGCATTACCATACTTTTCGGCACCGGCGAGTGGGTGCAAAAAGCCCTGCGCCTAAAGGCCGAGGGAGAAGGGGAGCCGCTCAACGAGTATCAGCAGAGCATTCTGCAGGGCGAAATTTACTATCAGCCCACCGCGCCGCGTCAGAATGCGGTGCGCGAACCGGCACCGCTCACGACACCCTATGCGCAGCAACCCATGATGGCGACAGAGTACGGTACGCAGATGCCGTATCAGACCGCGGCAGAGCCGTACGGGATGGAACCGGCGCCCGCACTTGCGGAACAGTATGTGACGCAGCCGACAGCGTTTGCGCAGCCCGCAGCGTTTACACAGCCTGCGGCTTTTGTGCAGCCGGAAGAGAGTTATGATCCGGCGCCGCTTCAGCAGGCTGCGCCGAGCGAAGAGCGCTATCGCAATGTTCCCACGTTTCAGACGCCGGCTGCGGCTTCGACGGGAATCCCCTCCTGGACCGAAGCGGCCAAGCCGCAGGAAGCACCCGCGCAGAACGATATCGATGCGGAGATCGATGCGCACCTCCGTCGTTTGGAAGAGGAGAAGCGGAACGGTGTAAGAGCAAAAGTCGCAACAACGTCGGTAAGTACCGAGACCGTGCAAGAACCGTTGCGCGAGACAGCGACAGAGCTTCGGGAGAGTGCGCTTCCGTCCGCAGAGGAGGATGCGCGCAGCGTGGAGCAGCGTTATCGTGAGGAGAGCGCCCGTCTCTCGAGAGACTATGTGGTCTCGAGCGGAGAGCGCAACGAGTCCTCCGAGTTCCCGGGAACGGAACAGCTCATGGTGGATCGCCTGCGCTATGAGGAAGAGAGCGAGGCCGCAAAGCTGCGCGCCGAAGCACGCGCGGCCGAGACCGAGGAGGCCATCCGGCAGCGCGAGGCAAAACTCGACGAGACCAAGGTGTTGCCGAAGCTCCCGGCACAGGAGAGAAGAGAGCAGCTCGCACGCGAAGAGGCGGCACTGCGTCGGATTGAGCAGGACAAAGAAGCCGAACAGATTAAAAAGAGTGTAATCGAGGCGGCAAAAAAGCCTGAGCTCGAAGAGACGGCCAAGGAAAGCCCGGAAGCTGCGGCAGCAAAGCCCGCAGTCGCTGCGGAAGCGCAGGAAGCGCCGAAGGCGGAAGCGGCAGAGGCTGTGAGAGCTGCGGGAACGGAAGAAAAAGCGAGCGAAGCAAAGTCCGCGGAAACCGCGGATGTTGCGGAACAGCGTCCCGCGGAAGAGACGACCGCCGCGACGAAACAGGCTGCGGAAGAAGCGGTTGCTGCGAATAAACAACCTGCGGAAGAAGCGGTCGCTGCGAATCAGCAGCCCGCGGCAGAAATCTCCGCTGCGGAGCAGCAGTCCGCGGAAGCGTCAGAGAGCGAGGCTTCCGAAGAGAGCGCGGAGCTGAGACGGGAAGTGCCGAAGCAGCCCAAACTGCTGCGCACGCCGGGCTCCTTCAATGCGCTGATCGAAGGCAGAACGCCCGAGGAGGGCTTACAGTCTGCGGTGGAGCGCCTCAAGGAGGCGCAGGCCGTGACCGGCTTTAAGCGTCCGGCGGCCAAGGTAAAGGCAGAGCGCCTCAATGTCTACGGTGTTCGAAATTCGGCGGAGAAGACTGCGGGGCGGGACCTTATCATTGAGGAGGCAGGCGATTTAAGCGATGTGAGCCTCAGCGAGCTGATTCAGCTCATTGCGGCCGACGGCGGTATGCGCACCGTCCTTCTCATTGACAACCCGTTGCAGCTCACCAGACTTCGCGCTTCGCATCCGGAGGTCGAGACGGTTTTCCACACCGCGGATAAGCGGGAGGATGTAAAGGCTTACTTTGCCGCGGAGGCAAAGTTCCGTGAGGCGGAGGCGCGACTCCGGGAAGAGGCGGTTAAGACCGCCCTCGAAGCAAAAGAAGCGCGGCGCAAGGAAGAAGAGGCGCGGCGCGCGGAGGAAGAGGCAAGACGCCTCGCCGAGCGCGAAGCCGCCGAGAACGCGCGGAAGGCTGCGGAAGCCGCGGCCGTTGCGGCGGAAGCAAAAGCAGCGGCGGAAGCGAAAGCTGCGGCCGAAAGAGAAGAGGAAGCGCGGCGAAAGGAAGAAGAGGCACGGCGCGCGGAAGAACTTTTGAACCGCGTGGCGGAAGAAATCATTGTCCGCGAGCCGGAGACAGTTCCGGCGGCGCGCGCGGAAGCAGGGGTGCAGCGTCCCGCGCAGCGGGCGGTGCCGCGTGCCGAGGACAGGGCGAAACTCGATGCCGAGAGACGGCGGGCCAAGGAGAATGAACTCCTGACGAAGGATGCCTTCGCGAATTACGCCGCCGCATATGCGCGGAACATAGACTGCGTCATGACCGGAAAGAGCATGAATGCGCTCTATGAGAGAATTGAATTGTTACAGGAAGACGGTGTGAGCCTCACGCGAAAGAATGCGGAAATTTTAATCGAAGAGGCGGCAGATCACGCGGAGAGACCGCCGCTCGGAAGAAGGCTCAGCGGACTCTTCTCGAAGCGCTATAATAAGGACGGTCTCTTAATCCTGAAAGAAGAGGATTTCTTAGGCTGA
- the holA gene encoding DNA polymerase III subunit delta, protein MSTAELESALKSGALSRAYLLCGEESYLRRNYKARFFSRFRTDGMNASLLQEEAASEDNIIAAADTLPFFAERRLVFVEESGLFQRSADKLADYIPALPESTLLVFSERAVDKRGRLYKALQKHGAVVECEHPSERDLKLWAARYLLRSGKKIQESVLERFLSQVGGDMEALSGELEKLIAYLGEREVVTREDVTAIASVSVENRIFDMIAASCERKTAQALALYSDLLSLKEPPGRILSMLSRQYRQLRLVKAFAAEGKREKEIAELSAQPQWLVRKLLQMGRQQSLGGLVAAERRAANLESAYKSGRLSDQLAVELLLCGGDLTDYCP, encoded by the coding sequence GTGAGTACAGCAGAACTTGAGAGCGCACTGAAAAGCGGTGCGCTCTCGCGGGCCTATCTTCTTTGCGGAGAGGAAAGCTATCTCCGCAGGAATTATAAGGCCCGTTTTTTTTCTCGGTTCAGGACAGACGGTATGAATGCGAGCCTGCTTCAGGAAGAGGCGGCGAGCGAAGACAACATCATTGCTGCGGCGGATACCCTGCCCTTCTTTGCGGAGCGGCGTCTCGTCTTTGTCGAGGAGAGCGGACTCTTTCAAAGGAGTGCGGATAAGCTCGCGGATTATATCCCGGCTTTGCCCGAGAGCACGCTCCTGGTCTTCTCCGAGCGCGCGGTGGATAAGCGCGGCAGGCTTTATAAGGCGCTTCAAAAGCACGGAGCGGTGGTCGAATGCGAACATCCCTCCGAGCGGGATTTAAAGCTCTGGGCCGCGCGCTATCTGCTGCGGAGCGGCAAGAAAATTCAGGAGTCGGTTTTGGAGCGCTTTTTATCCCAGGTCGGCGGAGACATGGAAGCGCTCAGCGGAGAGCTCGAGAAGCTGATTGCCTATCTCGGCGAACGGGAAGTGGTCACGCGGGAGGATGTCACGGCAATTGCTTCGGTCTCGGTGGAAAACCGCATCTTCGATATGATTGCGGCGAGCTGTGAACGGAAGACCGCGCAGGCACTTGCACTTTACAGCGACCTCTTGTCGCTCAAAGAGCCACCCGGGCGCATTCTCTCTATGTTGAGTCGGCAATACCGCCAATTGCGTCTTGTCAAAGCCTTTGCGGCGGAAGGCAAGCGGGAAAAGGAGATTGCGGAGCTCAGCGCACAGCCGCAGTGGCTGGTGCGGAAACTGCTGCAAATGGGGCGGCAGCAGTCCCTCGGCGGTCTCGTTGCGGCCGAGCGGCGCGCGGCAAATTTGGAAAGCGCCTACAAATCCGGGCGTTTAAGCGACCAGCTTGCGGTTGAGTTGTTGCTGTGCGGCGGTGATTTGACAGACTATTGTCCGTGA
- a CDS encoding CvpA family protein, whose amino-acid sequence MAVQVTAWLDRNWFTLLIALFLLGMTLDGHRRGFLRLTVSALALILTTLFARVALPSTASFLAKNTGMQAAAEQYITEKIGLDTVTDRQTADSAGQDRVIENLPIPDNFKQGLRENNTSEAWQAVGATGFQQYAADFLGRTLLNYLGFTLLFLLFRMLLYCVFRFLNLFTSLPVIHGMNQIAGAALGLAEGLFFLWLGFLILNLFQYTPIGSGILGQVEGSPWVYFLYRNNLLLSALGNLWQGIF is encoded by the coding sequence ATGGCGGTACAAGTCACAGCCTGGCTCGACCGGAATTGGTTCACGCTCTTAATCGCTCTGTTTTTGCTCGGAATGACCCTGGACGGTCACCGGAGAGGCTTTCTGCGTCTCACGGTGAGTGCCCTTGCCTTGATTCTGACGACGCTGTTTGCTCGGGTTGCGCTCCCGAGCACGGCGAGCTTTTTGGCAAAAAACACGGGGATGCAGGCGGCTGCAGAGCAGTACATTACCGAAAAAATAGGCTTGGATACGGTGACGGATCGCCAGACCGCAGACAGCGCGGGGCAGGATCGCGTCATTGAAAATCTGCCCATACCGGATAATTTTAAGCAGGGCCTCCGCGAAAACAACACCTCGGAAGCCTGGCAGGCGGTCGGCGCGACGGGGTTTCAGCAGTATGCCGCGGATTTTTTGGGGAGAACGCTCCTCAATTACCTCGGCTTCACCCTGCTCTTCCTCCTGTTTCGCATGTTGCTTTACTGTGTATTCCGGTTTTTGAATTTATTTACCTCGCTTCCCGTGATTCACGGCATGAATCAAATCGCGGGAGCCGCACTCGGCTTGGCGGAGGGACTCTTTTTCCTCTGGCTCGGCTTCCTCATCCTGAATCTTTTTCAGTATACGCCGATCGGCAGCGGCATACTGGGGCAGGTTGAAGGAAGTCCCTGGGTGTATTTCCTCTACCGGAATAACCTCTTGCTGAGCGCGCTCGGCAATCTGTGGCAGGGAATTTTCTGA
- a CDS encoding polysaccharide deacetylase family protein, with protein MIRQTIFRRIAAVALSFAMALGMSNVSGDLTAPVHAEEGKVVLAYEMEYKGQGWTGWTEDNHYLSRTGTYPTAFRAALREQPSGMSGTIKYQVNVSGSGWTGVKENGAVAGVEGGTAPLEGVRVWLNGELASSYDVYTKAQVNGQWLDWVTNGQDAGKVGVGTHIDGVRIAVVKKGETPAEVAPATVRQVDPNRPMIALTFDDGPSKYDAQILSALEANGGRATFFMVGNLVPRYQKTVQRMAQDGMELGNHSWAHENLAKLSGAAVRESIEKTNRAIKEATGQTATLVRPPYGSLGGQARPTLAAMGYSATLWDIDTLDWKTKNADNTVNVVLSQVKDGDIILMHSIYAQSAAAAERLIPELTKRGYQLVTVSEMAAARGVTMQAGHSYGSFHKKK; from the coding sequence ATGATAAGACAGACTATTTTTCGGCGCATTGCTGCAGTGGCACTTTCGTTTGCAATGGCGCTTGGTATGAGCAATGTTTCGGGAGATCTCACCGCACCGGTTCACGCGGAAGAAGGCAAGGTTGTCCTCGCCTATGAGATGGAGTACAAGGGACAGGGTTGGACCGGTTGGACCGAGGACAATCACTACCTGAGCCGCACGGGGACCTACCCGACGGCATTTCGCGCGGCGCTCAGAGAGCAGCCGTCCGGAATGTCGGGGACCATTAAGTACCAGGTCAATGTGAGCGGCAGCGGTTGGACCGGCGTCAAGGAAAACGGTGCGGTTGCAGGCGTGGAGGGCGGAACAGCTCCGCTCGAGGGGGTGCGCGTCTGGCTGAACGGAGAACTTGCGTCTTCCTACGATGTATACACCAAGGCACAGGTGAACGGCCAGTGGCTCGACTGGGTTACGAACGGTCAGGACGCGGGCAAGGTCGGCGTGGGAACCCACATTGACGGCGTGCGCATTGCGGTGGTCAAGAAGGGTGAGACGCCCGCGGAAGTGGCACCGGCAACGGTGCGGCAGGTGGACCCGAACCGCCCCATGATCGCTCTGACCTTTGACGACGGACCGAGCAAGTACGATGCACAGATACTCTCGGCACTTGAGGCAAACGGCGGCCGCGCAACCTTCTTCATGGTCGGAAACTTGGTTCCGCGCTATCAGAAGACCGTGCAGCGCATGGCACAGGACGGCATGGAACTCGGCAACCACAGTTGGGCGCACGAGAACCTCGCAAAGCTCAGCGGCGCTGCGGTGAGAGAATCCATTGAGAAGACCAATCGCGCCATCAAGGAGGCAACCGGCCAGACTGCGACGCTGGTACGCCCGCCCTACGGTTCGCTCGGCGGTCAGGCGCGTCCCACGCTTGCGGCAATGGGCTATTCGGCGACCCTCTGGGATATCGATACCCTGGACTGGAAGACAAAGAATGCGGATAACACGGTCAATGTTGTTCTGAGCCAGGTGAAGGACGGCGACATCATCCTCATGCACAGCATCTATGCGCAGAGTGCGGCGGCTGCGGAGCGCTTAATTCCGGAGCTCACGAAGCGCGGCTATCAGCTGGTCACCGTGAGTGAAATGGCTGCGGCACGCGGTGTTACGATGCAGGCGGGACACAGCTACGGTTCCTTCCATAAGAAAAAGTGA
- the recR gene encoding recombination mediator RecR, with translation MDYYGKQITRLMEELSALPGVGRKSAQRLAFHIINMPTERVESLTDAIRSARQNVRYCKECFTLTDEDLCPICKSTKRNHRQIMVVENTRDLAAYEKTGKYEGVYHVLHGAISPMLGIGPSDIKLKELMRRLEGDVEEVIIATNPSLEGETTAMYIAKLVKPTGIKVSRIASGVPVGGDLEYIDEVTLLRALEGRTEL, from the coding sequence ATGGACTACTACGGCAAACAAATCACAAGGCTCATGGAAGAGCTGTCCGCGCTGCCGGGAGTCGGAAGAAAGTCCGCGCAGCGCCTTGCGTTTCATATCATCAACATGCCGACGGAGCGCGTCGAGTCTCTGACCGACGCCATCCGAAGCGCGCGGCAGAATGTGCGCTATTGCAAGGAATGTTTTACGCTGACGGATGAGGATCTGTGCCCCATCTGTAAGAGTACCAAGCGCAATCACAGACAGATTATGGTGGTAGAGAACACGAGAGATCTCGCCGCCTATGAGAAAACAGGAAAATACGAAGGCGTCTACCATGTGTTGCACGGTGCCATTTCCCCGATGCTCGGCATCGGGCCCTCGGACATCAAGCTGAAAGAGCTGATGCGCCGCCTGGAGGGCGATGTGGAAGAGGTCATCATCGCGACCAATCCGAGTCTGGAGGGCGAAACCACTGCGATGTACATTGCGAAGTTGGTCAAGCCGACGGGCATTAAGGTCTCCAGAATTGCGAGCGGCGTGCCGGTGGGCGGCGATTTGGAATATATCGATGAGGTCACGCTCTTGCGTGCCTTGGAAGGAAGAACGGAGCTATAG
- a CDS encoding cold-shock protein, which yields MHNGTVKWFNATKGYGFITDDADKSEIFVHFSGINSEGYKTLEDGQKVTFEVADGNRGPQAVNVTAVQ from the coding sequence ATGCACAACGGAACAGTTAAGTGGTTCAACGCAACGAAGGGTTATGGTTTCATCACGGACGATGCTGATAAGAGCGAGATCTTCGTTCACTTCTCCGGCATCAACTCTGAGGGCTACAAGACCCTTGAGGACGGCCAGAAGGTCACGTTTGAAGTTGCAGACGGCAACAGAGGACCGCAGGCAGTCAACGTAACGGCTGTTCAGTAA
- a CDS encoding cell surface protein: protein MSGKAGQGLRAALLAAAVACLVPNVTAYAIEGWNKVGDEWQYLNREDQPVTNAFKKSKEDWFYLDDSGTLLKDRIFSFGGDDYYVDPDGRMVRNAWVFIDSEKDPDGAYGDSAWHYFGEDGKGLRAKGKGFRKEIDGRTYAFNENGGMLSGWIDEEGNVIEDEDPFATARYYADADGALYTNRWLYYDWGSHLTSEVTGRSYEDYEKMWFYFGGDSKKYRSRAGEQPFQRDIDGATYGFDEKGVMIEWWDKVATISDAVRSNPTSDERVRYYSGYDGGALMKSKWFWMYPSANLDEDQNRDLECSWWRSDSKGRAIRNKIHRVGEKEYAFDGIGRMKTGFVLFKGKSEFVAQYDVDAWTAADFINGDLYGIEKADLYLFSPDEINDGSMQSGKEITVELADGPRTFAFAPSGKAYGNRNILQKRDNKFYINGLRLDAPEEYGYGIVSQNVGTLASPQYRFYVVDRNGRIVNGRRVLNTGEGYILVYNGQFLGFTGDEDAPRWRNSGSAGPGFYHYDRKERNHFARGLIAGASTTVTQSDVPDELSVFEAD from the coding sequence ATGAGTGGAAAAGCAGGACAGGGGTTGCGGGCGGCACTGCTCGCGGCGGCTGTCGCTTGTCTTGTCCCGAATGTGACAGCGTACGCGATTGAGGGCTGGAACAAAGTGGGAGACGAGTGGCAGTATTTGAACCGGGAAGATCAGCCGGTGACCAACGCCTTCAAGAAGTCGAAGGAGGATTGGTTCTATCTGGATGATAGCGGCACGCTGTTAAAGGACCGCATTTTTTCCTTCGGCGGCGATGATTACTATGTGGACCCGGACGGTCGCATGGTGAGAAACGCCTGGGTCTTCATTGACAGCGAGAAGGATCCGGACGGTGCCTACGGCGACAGCGCTTGGCATTACTTCGGCGAGGACGGCAAGGGCCTCCGCGCGAAGGGCAAGGGCTTCCGCAAGGAAATTGACGGCAGAACCTACGCCTTCAACGAGAACGGCGGCATGCTGAGCGGCTGGATTGACGAAGAGGGCAATGTCATTGAGGATGAGGACCCCTTCGCAACGGCGCGCTACTATGCGGATGCGGACGGCGCGCTCTACACGAACCGCTGGCTCTATTACGACTGGGGCTCTCATTTGACAAGTGAAGTGACCGGCAGAAGTTATGAGGACTACGAGAAGATGTGGTTCTACTTCGGCGGCGACTCTAAGAAGTACAGAAGCCGCGCGGGCGAGCAGCCCTTCCAGCGCGACATTGACGGCGCAACCTACGGCTTCGACGAGAAGGGCGTCATGATCGAGTGGTGGGACAAGGTCGCGACCATCTCGGACGCGGTTCGCTCGAATCCGACCAGTGACGAGCGTGTCCGCTACTACAGCGGCTACGACGGCGGCGCCCTCATGAAGAGCAAGTGGTTCTGGATGTACCCGTCCGCAAACCTCGACGAGGATCAGAACCGAGATCTCGAGTGCTCCTGGTGGAGAAGCGATTCGAAGGGTAGAGCGATTCGCAACAAGATTCACCGGGTCGGCGAGAAGGAATACGCCTTCGACGGCATCGGCAGAATGAAGACCGGCTTTGTCCTCTTCAAGGGCAAGAGCGAGTTTGTCGCACAGTACGATGTGGATGCTTGGACCGCTGCGGACTTCATCAACGGCGACCTCTACGGCATTGAGAAGGCGGATCTCTATCTCTTCTCTCCGGATGAGATCAACGACGGTTCCATGCAGAGCGGCAAGGAAATCACGGTTGAGCTGGCCGACGGTCCGAGAACCTTCGCCTTCGCGCCGAGCGGCAAGGCGTACGGCAACCGCAACATCCTTCAGAAGAGAGACAACAAGTTCTATATCAACGGCCTCCGCCTGGATGCGCCGGAAGAGTACGGCTACGGCATTGTCTCGCAGAACGTGGGCACCTTGGCTTCCCCGCAGTACCGTTTCTATGTGGTCGATCGGAACGGCAGAATTGTGAACGGAAGACGCGTGCTGAACACGGGTGAGGGCTATATCCTCGTTTACAACGGTCAGTTCCTCGGTTTCACCGGAGACGAGGACGCGCCGCGCTGGAGAAACAGCGGCAGTGCGGGACCGGGCTTCTATCACTACGACAGAAAAGAGCGGAATCACTTTGCGCGCGGCCTGATTGCGGGCGCATCGACCACGGTCACGCAGAGCGATGTGCCGGATGAGCTTTCTGTCTTTGAGGCGGATTGA
- a CDS encoding erythromycin esterase family protein codes for MLNLLKKMLKFCVRLLLGLILLVLGIVLFRFGKQKIEEVQAHREIPELRAEMQSLSADHIPDKVSVLAIGEGVHGSREFQELKLSVLREMVEKQGYTAFALEADYSECADINRYLQSGEGKPEELVQKFSFPIYHTKEMAALLGWIQDWNRTAPEEKKVRFYGFDMQNPETGYAFLKQYSLAHGLTTEAEFDAVFQNVLTPPYSLNAETAGQAVAFLDGLRAKAGDADMRDADARDFQMELTTVRQAMESWTSTENFNTLRDRNMAENVEAIRKIEAEIGSGKIVISAHDGHIERVNPIYTSMGVLLSQDLGNDYYAIGTDVWKLKDNIKMMGETKRSIQRFVSGDPLAAQARFAEGQQYVLYFSQITNEESRVYTLVHSPMRMMQLGEGYSFLMRLLPDQTYRLKGIPSEHYDAMLFLYEANPIEILEATGA; via the coding sequence ATGCTGAATCTACTGAAAAAAATGCTGAAGTTCTGCGTTCGACTGCTCTTAGGGCTCATTCTGCTCGTGCTCGGAATTGTGCTGTTCCGCTTCGGAAAACAGAAAATAGAGGAGGTACAGGCGCACCGGGAAATTCCGGAACTCAGGGCAGAGATGCAGTCCCTATCCGCGGATCATATCCCGGACAAAGTGTCCGTCCTGGCCATCGGGGAAGGGGTGCACGGCAGCCGTGAATTTCAGGAGCTGAAACTCTCTGTCTTGCGAGAGATGGTCGAGAAACAGGGCTATACGGCCTTTGCGCTCGAAGCGGACTACAGCGAGTGTGCCGACATCAACCGCTATTTGCAGAGCGGCGAGGGAAAGCCGGAAGAGCTGGTACAGAAGTTCTCGTTCCCGATTTATCACACCAAAGAGATGGCGGCACTGCTCGGCTGGATACAGGACTGGAACCGGACAGCGCCGGAAGAGAAAAAGGTCCGCTTTTACGGCTTCGATATGCAGAATCCGGAGACCGGCTACGCCTTTTTAAAGCAGTACAGTCTCGCACACGGGTTAACGACCGAAGCGGAATTTGATGCGGTGTTTCAAAATGTTCTGACGCCCCCCTATTCGCTGAATGCGGAAACTGCGGGGCAGGCCGTTGCGTTTCTGGACGGGCTGCGCGCGAAAGCCGGTGATGCGGATATGCGGGATGCGGATGCGCGGGACTTTCAAATGGAACTCACGACCGTCCGCCAGGCAATGGAATCCTGGACTTCGACCGAGAATTTTAACACGCTGAGAGACCGGAATATGGCGGAAAATGTTGAGGCCATTCGGAAAATCGAAGCGGAGATCGGCTCCGGGAAGATTGTGATTTCCGCGCACGACGGGCACATTGAGCGGGTGAATCCGATTTACACAAGCATGGGCGTTCTCCTTTCGCAGGACCTCGGAAACGACTACTACGCAATCGGCACCGATGTCTGGAAGCTTAAGGATAATATCAAGATGATGGGCGAAACAAAGCGGAGCATACAGCGCTTTGTTTCCGGCGATCCGCTGGCGGCGCAGGCGCGCTTTGCAGAGGGTCAGCAATATGTCCTCTATTTTTCGCAGATTACGAATGAGGAGAGCCGGGTTTACACCTTGGTGCATAGCCCCATGCGGATGATGCAGCTCGGCGAAGGCTACAGCTTTTTGATGCGGCTTTTGCCGGATCAAACCTATCGCTTAAAGGGCATACCGAGCGAACACTATGACGCGATGCTGTTTCTCTATGAGGCAAATCCCATTGAGATTTTGGAGGCCACAGGTGCATAA
- a CDS encoding ABC transporter ATP-binding protein: protein MLNGLNLTVRQGEIYGLIGKNGAGKTTLFKTVLGLTEIQSGRVSIDGEATQAGLRKARRKIGFFIGGNFFDYLSAEENLRFYCGVKGIRDRAEIGRVLELVGLSGVKSKFGAFSLGMRQRLGIANAMLGKPEILLLDEPVNGLDPEGIAEMRALFRKLAAEEGSTILLSSHILGELEHTADRFGILENGTLVREIARTELQSKVADCVTLRVSDCERAKRVLQAAGIRICGREEKGQSLEDYYFSLTGGRKDA, encoded by the coding sequence GTGCTGAACGGTTTGAATCTAACGGTAAGACAGGGAGAAATTTACGGTCTGATCGGCAAAAACGGAGCCGGAAAAACAACCCTGTTTAAGACAGTTCTGGGGCTCACGGAGATACAGAGCGGGCGTGTCTCGATTGACGGTGAAGCGACGCAGGCAGGGCTTCGTAAGGCAAGGAGAAAGATAGGCTTCTTTATCGGCGGCAATTTTTTTGACTATCTGAGTGCGGAGGAGAATCTTCGCTTTTACTGCGGCGTCAAGGGGATACGGGACAGGGCGGAAATCGGGCGGGTGTTAGAGCTTGTAGGACTTTCGGGCGTCAAGTCCAAGTTCGGCGCCTTTTCACTCGGCATGCGACAGCGCCTCGGAATTGCGAATGCGATGCTCGGAAAACCGGAGATTCTTCTGCTTGACGAGCCGGTAAACGGTCTCGATCCGGAGGGCATTGCCGAGATGCGCGCGCTGTTCCGAAAGCTGGCTGCGGAAGAGGGAAGCACCATTTTGCTTTCTTCCCATATTTTGGGGGAGCTCGAGCACACGGCGGACCGCTTCGGCATTCTGGAGAACGGCACCCTGGTGCGCGAGATAGCGAGGACAGAGCTACAGTCTAAGGTAGCCGATTGCGTGACCTTGCGGGTTTCGGATTGCGAGCGGGCCAAGCGGGTGTTACAGGCAGCGGGCATTCGAATCTGTGGGCGGGAAGAAAAAGGGCAGAGCCTTGAGGACTATTATTTTTCGCTGACGGGAGGCAGAAAAGATGCATAA